Proteins encoded by one window of Chryseobacterium foetidum:
- a CDS encoding phenylacetate--CoA ligase family protein → MDFAVEYLKLDQLRALQSERLKDLVVYLEEKSDFYKEKFDEAGISNQDIRTIEDISKLPITYKQDLRDNYPFGLFTVPKNELQRIHCSSGITGKPTVVGYTEEDVDLFSEVVARSLNAAGAKPGMQLHNAYGYGIFTGGLGLHYGAEKLGMSVLPISGGMTSRQVDLIIDFQPEVLCCSPSYALTIADEFAKRGISADEISLKYAVLGSEPWTEIIRHHIEERLGVHATNIYGLSEIIGPGVSMEDFEEKGGSYIWEDHFYPEILDPVTKEPLPYGEEGVLVITTLTKKAMPLLRYWTNDITSLYYDENAKRTMVKMKPILGRADDMLIVRGVNVYPSQIEEAFSHVKGVVPNYYLTPIEKEQMCIGLDIDLEIDDELVAEENLNINSDEYLIFAGNFGESIENEIKKRVGITTKVKIHAQDSLPKCEGGKINRILKTK, encoded by the coding sequence ATGGATTTTGCAGTTGAATACTTAAAACTCGACCAATTGAGAGCGCTTCAGTCCGAAAGATTGAAGGATCTGGTGGTTTATCTTGAAGAGAAATCAGATTTTTATAAAGAAAAATTTGATGAAGCAGGAATTTCCAATCAGGACATCAGGACAATTGAAGATATTTCGAAACTTCCTATCACGTACAAACAGGATTTAAGAGATAATTATCCGTTTGGATTATTTACAGTTCCCAAAAATGAGCTTCAGAGAATTCACTGTTCAAGCGGAATAACAGGAAAACCGACCGTAGTAGGTTACACAGAAGAAGATGTAGATCTTTTCAGTGAAGTTGTTGCAAGATCTTTAAACGCAGCTGGAGCAAAACCGGGAATGCAACTGCACAACGCTTATGGCTACGGAATTTTCACAGGAGGTTTAGGACTTCATTACGGAGCAGAAAAATTAGGAATGAGCGTTCTTCCAATTTCTGGTGGGATGACTTCAAGACAGGTTGATTTAATTATCGATTTTCAACCAGAAGTTCTTTGTTGTTCACCTTCTTATGCTTTAACCATCGCTGACGAATTTGCAAAAAGAGGAATTTCTGCAGATGAAATCAGTTTAAAATACGCTGTTTTAGGTTCAGAACCGTGGACGGAAATCATCAGACATCACATCGAAGAAAGACTGGGTGTTCACGCAACCAATATTTATGGTTTAAGTGAAATTATCGGCCCAGGAGTTTCGATGGAAGATTTTGAGGAGAAAGGAGGATCTTACATTTGGGAAGATCATTTTTATCCTGAGATTTTAGATCCGGTTACCAAAGAACCGCTTCCTTATGGAGAAGAAGGCGTTTTGGTCATCACAACTTTGACGAAAAAAGCAATGCCGCTTCTACGTTACTGGACGAACGATATTACAAGTCTGTACTACGATGAAAATGCCAAAAGAACGATGGTTAAAATGAAACCGATTCTTGGCAGAGCCGATGATATGCTGATTGTGAGAGGTGTAAATGTGTACCCAAGTCAGATCGAGGAAGCTTTTTCTCATGTGAAAGGCGTTGTTCCAAATTATTATCTTACGCCGATTGAGAAAGAACAAATGTGTATTGGATTGGATATTGATTTAGAAATCGATGATGAATTAGTTGCCGAGGAAAATTTAAATATAAATTCAGATGAATATCTTATTTTCGCAGGGAATTTTGGGGAAAGCATCGAAAACGAAATAAAAAAGAGGGTAGGAATTACCACGAAAGTGAAAATCCATGCTCAGGACAGCTTACCGAAATGCGAAGGTGGAAAAATTAACAGAATACTAAAGACAAAATGA
- a CDS encoding 2Fe-2S iron-sulfur cluster-binding protein: MNSFYKLKTVKVQKDTNDAVNVALEIPEELKDKFRFKQGQYLNFKLMVNGNEERRSYSICNAPSEKSNTLEVLVKLLEGGKVSGYFNEHLHMDEVLEVMPPMGGFNTSYHPTNTKTYVGLAAGSGISPILSNLKESLYQEPNSNAYLFYSNRSMNHVMKKAEIDKLVEQFNGRLKVVYLVSREKHADPIFEGRISPEKLDHLFERYTDIDVKEATYFICGPSEMIKGISDYLKKDKKVPAIQVLFEYFSAPDEEDSAEMSDEFKAIANIESMVTVIIDDDEYSFHLNSKKESILDKALKDNLPVPFACKGGVCCTCKAEVLEGEVFMEKNFALTEDEVARGFVLTCQCHPTTNVVMLNYDV; encoded by the coding sequence ATGAATTCATTTTATAAATTAAAAACGGTAAAAGTTCAGAAAGATACCAATGATGCGGTGAATGTTGCATTGGAAATTCCTGAGGAGCTGAAAGATAAATTCAGGTTCAAACAGGGGCAGTATCTGAATTTTAAACTGATGGTCAACGGTAACGAAGAGCGCCGTTCTTATTCTATCTGCAATGCGCCGAGCGAAAAAAGCAATACGCTGGAAGTTTTGGTAAAGCTTTTGGAAGGTGGAAAAGTTTCAGGATATTTCAATGAACATCTTCACATGGATGAGGTTTTGGAAGTGATGCCTCCGATGGGTGGTTTCAATACTTCTTATCATCCGACCAACACAAAGACTTATGTTGGATTAGCAGCAGGAAGCGGAATCAGTCCTATTCTTTCCAATTTGAAGGAAAGTTTGTATCAGGAACCTAATTCGAACGCGTATCTTTTTTACAGCAACAGAAGCATGAATCATGTGATGAAAAAAGCTGAAATCGATAAGTTGGTTGAGCAGTTTAACGGAAGATTAAAAGTCGTTTATCTGGTTAGCCGTGAAAAACACGCAGACCCGATTTTTGAAGGAAGAATTTCTCCTGAAAAACTGGATCATTTATTTGAAAGATATACCGACATCGACGTTAAGGAAGCAACTTATTTTATATGTGGACCTTCTGAGATGATCAAAGGGATTTCAGATTATTTAAAGAAAGACAAAAAAGTTCCTGCAATTCAGGTTTTGTTTGAATATTTCTCGGCTCCGGACGAAGAAGATTCTGCGGAAATGAGCGATGAATTCAAGGCAATTGCCAATATTGAAAGTATGGTAACGGTGATTATTGATGATGATGAATATTCTTTCCATTTAAATTCAAAAAAAGAGAGTATCTTAGATAAAGCATTGAAAGACAATCTTCCTGTGCCTTTTGCCTGCAAAGGAGGAGTTTGTTGTACGTGTAAAGCGGAAGTTCTCGAAGGAGAAGTTTTCATGGAGAAAAATTTCGCACTTACCGAAGACGAAGTAGCCAGAGGTTTTGTTCTGACTTGCCAGTGTCATCCGACGACGAATGTGGTGATGCTAAATTATGATGTTTAA
- the paaA gene encoding 1,2-phenylacetyl-CoA epoxidase subunit PaaA, with protein sequence MDLEKFVQYVHDENKVEPKDVMPDDYRKLLVRQISQHAHSEIVGMLPEANWVSRAPSLRRKMALLAKVQDEAGHGLYLYSATETLGNGTIRADRDATYEDMLEGKAKYSSIFNYPTLSWADIGAIGWLVDGAAIMNQVMLMGNSYGPYSRAMVKICKEESFHQRQGYEILMALCRGTKQQKEMAQASLNRFWWPALMMFGPNDDSSPNSKISMNYRVKRESNDSLRQRFIDVTVSQAEFLGLTVPDKDLKWNEERQHYDFGELPWAEFMEILKGNGPANKKRLQTKVKAQQENLWVKEAAKAFAEKQNEKVN encoded by the coding sequence ATGGATTTAGAAAAATTCGTACAATACGTACACGACGAAAATAAAGTAGAACCGAAAGATGTAATGCCCGATGATTACAGAAAATTATTGGTTCGCCAGATTTCACAGCACGCACATTCTGAGATTGTCGGGATGTTGCCGGAAGCGAACTGGGTTTCAAGAGCACCTTCTTTGAGAAGAAAAATGGCGCTTTTGGCTAAAGTTCAGGATGAAGCAGGTCATGGTTTATACCTTTATTCTGCAACCGAAACGTTAGGAAACGGAACCATCAGAGCCGACAGAGATGCGACTTACGAAGATATGTTGGAAGGAAAGGCAAAATATTCAAGTATTTTCAACTATCCGACGTTAAGCTGGGCAGATATCGGTGCCATCGGCTGGTTGGTTGATGGTGCTGCGATTATGAATCAGGTAATGTTGATGGGGAATTCTTACGGTCCCTATTCAAGAGCGATGGTGAAAATCTGTAAAGAAGAATCTTTCCATCAAAGACAGGGTTATGAGATTCTGATGGCACTTTGCCGTGGTACAAAACAGCAGAAAGAAATGGCACAGGCTTCGTTAAACCGTTTCTGGTGGCCGGCTTTAATGATGTTTGGCCCGAATGACGACAGTTCGCCCAACTCTAAAATCTCTATGAATTACAGAGTAAAAAGAGAGAGCAACGACAGTCTTCGTCAGAGATTTATCGACGTTACTGTTTCTCAGGCTGAATTTTTAGGCTTAACCGTTCCGGATAAAGATTTAAAATGGAATGAGGAAAGACAACATTACGATTTCGGAGAACTTCCTTGGGCAGAATTCATGGAAATCTTAAAAGGAAACGGACCTGCTAACAAAAAAAGACTGCAGACTAAAGTAAAAGCACAGCAGGAAAACCTTTGGGTAAAAGAAGCGGCGAAAGCTTTTGCGGAAAAGCAGAACGAAAAGGTAAATTAA
- a CDS encoding lipocalin family protein, whose translation MKILIQIFLVLLFIGCQSKEVKNYESKILGKWIFAEEYFITRYNDEGFEEPPPPPRERLGYNFFSKDSCETNFSFFKINDTTKINFRGHYSDIANLGRKTAYKIENDSLKIFNRSFNRWESFYIMNLDSNNMVLNNHNTIIQKFARVIKK comes from the coding sequence ATGAAAATTTTGATTCAAATATTTTTAGTTCTTCTTTTTATTGGATGTCAGTCCAAAGAAGTCAAAAACTATGAATCGAAAATTTTAGGAAAGTGGATTTTTGCAGAAGAATATTTTATTACAAGATATAATGATGAAGGATTTGAAGAACCTCCACCTCCGCCAAGAGAGCGTTTAGGTTACAATTTCTTTTCAAAAGACAGTTGTGAAACCAACTTTTCATTTTTTAAAATTAATGATACTACGAAAATAAATTTTAGAGGGCATTATTCAGATATTGCAAATTTGGGCAGAAAAACTGCTTACAAAATTGAAAATGATTCTTTGAAAATCTTTAATAGGTCATTTAATAGATGGGAATCATTTTACATAATGAATCTCGATAGTAATAATATGGTATTGAATAATCATAATACCATAATTCAAAAGTTTGCCAGAGTTATCAAAAAATAA
- the paaB gene encoding 1,2-phenylacetyl-CoA epoxidase subunit PaaB: MSQLDMWEVFIQTKPGLSHKHVGIVQAPTAEMALQNARDVYTRRKEGTSVWVVPSKYIVTSEGIDKEAFFDPADDKLYRHPTFYDIPNDVKNM; this comes from the coding sequence ATGAGTCAATTAGATATGTGGGAAGTGTTTATTCAGACTAAACCGGGATTATCTCACAAACACGTTGGAATTGTACAGGCACCAACAGCAGAAATGGCTTTGCAAAACGCAAGAGACGTTTATACAAGAAGAAAAGAAGGAACTTCTGTTTGGGTTGTTCCAAGTAAATATATCGTGACTTCGGAAGGAATTGATAAAGAAGCTTTCTTCGATCCGGCTGATGACAAACTGTACCGTCACCCGACGTTCTACGACATTCCAAACGATGTGAAAAATATGTAA
- the paaC gene encoding 1,2-phenylacetyl-CoA epoxidase subunit PaaC — MLAAGNWPKARRQKPKAKIMNPLYNYLLKLADDSFIMGQRLSAWCGEGPYLEEDIALTNIALDELGQANNFYVYASRVADNGKSEDDLAFLRYEHEYLNAHWTELPNEDYAQTILKVYVFSVYQKLMYEALSNSTNEELSAIAQKSLKEVRYHYTHAASWMKIFGQGTEESKMRLERSIENIWEYTKGLFAKTEGEDDLIALNIAPDTDALYEDFVSITTKDFADFGLEYPTNPFMQPKSRTGYHTEYFGFILCELQYMQRAYPGCTW, encoded by the coding sequence CTGTTAGCTGCTGGCAATTGGCCAAAAGCTAGACGCCAAAAGCCAAAAGCTAAAATAATGAATCCATTATATAATTATTTATTAAAACTTGCAGACGACAGTTTCATTATGGGACAGCGTTTGTCTGCGTGGTGCGGCGAAGGTCCATATCTGGAGGAAGATATTGCATTGACAAACATTGCTTTGGATGAGCTTGGTCAGGCGAATAACTTTTATGTTTACGCTTCGAGAGTTGCCGATAACGGAAAAAGCGAAGATGACTTGGCTTTCCTGAGATATGAGCACGAATATCTGAATGCACACTGGACAGAACTTCCCAACGAAGATTATGCTCAGACCATTTTGAAAGTGTATGTTTTTTCGGTGTATCAGAAATTGATGTATGAGGCTTTGTCGAATTCAACAAATGAAGAACTTTCTGCCATCGCTCAGAAATCTCTGAAAGAAGTAAGATACCATTACACTCACGCTGCGTCATGGATGAAAATTTTCGGACAGGGAACAGAAGAAAGCAAAATGCGTTTGGAAAGATCCATTGAAAATATTTGGGAATACACGAAAGGTTTATTCGCAAAAACAGAAGGTGAAGATGATTTAATTGCTTTAAATATCGCTCCGGATACTGATGCTTTGTACGAAGATTTTGTTTCTATAACCACCAAAGATTTTGCAGATTTCGGTTTGGAATATCCAACAAATCCTTTCATGCAGCCAAAATCAAGAACAGGTTATCACACGGAATACTTTGGATTTATCCTTTGCGAATTGCAGTATATGCAGAGAGCGTATCCTGGTTGTACGTGGTAA
- the paaD gene encoding 1,2-phenylacetyl-CoA epoxidase subunit PaaD — protein sequence MKNPLEILELVPDPEIPVINIVELGIVREAKVTSENSCEVTITPTYSACPAMFTIEEDIIKIMKENGWDAKVVTKMFPIWTTDWITDEAREKLRVYGITPPEKGADENHIGKPKKCPRCGSMNSKQISRFGSTLCKASYQCLDCLEPFDYFKCH from the coding sequence ATGAAAAATCCTTTAGAAATATTAGAACTCGTCCCCGATCCGGAAATTCCGGTAATCAATATTGTGGAATTGGGCATTGTAAGAGAGGCAAAAGTTACGAGCGAGAATTCTTGTGAAGTAACGATTACGCCGACTTATTCTGCCTGTCCCGCCATGTTTACCATTGAGGAAGACATCATCAAAATCATGAAGGAAAACGGATGGGATGCGAAAGTAGTCACCAAAATGTTTCCTATCTGGACGACAGACTGGATTACAGATGAGGCTAGAGAAAAACTCCGTGTTTACGGAATTACACCTCCCGAAAAAGGAGCCGACGAAAATCACATCGGGAAACCAAAAAAATGCCCACGCTGCGGTTCGATGAATTCCAAGCAGATCAGCAGATTCGGGTCTACTTTATGTAAGGCTTCGTATCAATGCTTAGACTGTCTGGAGCCGTTTGATTATTTTAAATGTCACTAA
- a CDS encoding enoyl-CoA hydratase-related protein, which produces MYTQLDIETHFEGKLKIAYLNQPDTMNALTKPSLGDLKDFIKECSNDPTVRCVAISGRGRAFCSGQNLDDAFVQGNDHHDDDIIRRIVTDYYNPLVLEITRCKKPVVALVNGPAVGAGAMLALICDFVLANNKAYFAQAFSNIGLIPDTGGTYFLPKLLGRQLANYLAFTGKKLSAEESKSYGLVAEVFTEEEFNSKSMEILEKVSNMPTVGLKLTKKAFAASYNNSLKDQLELEGDLQQEAAETEDFKEGVSAFLEKRKPEYKGK; this is translated from the coding sequence ATGTACACACAACTCGATATCGAAACCCATTTTGAAGGAAAACTAAAAATCGCTTACCTCAATCAGCCTGACACGATGAATGCTTTAACCAAGCCATCTTTGGGAGATTTGAAAGATTTTATAAAAGAATGCAGCAACGACCCGACAGTAAGATGTGTTGCAATTTCGGGTAGGGGAAGAGCATTCTGTTCCGGTCAGAATCTGGATGATGCTTTTGTACAGGGAAATGATCATCACGACGATGATATTATCAGAAGAATCGTGACTGATTATTACAATCCTCTGGTGCTTGAAATTACCCGTTGCAAAAAACCTGTCGTTGCTTTGGTCAACGGTCCTGCAGTCGGTGCCGGTGCCATGTTGGCATTGATTTGTGATTTCGTTTTAGCCAACAATAAAGCCTATTTTGCTCAGGCATTCTCCAATATCGGATTAATCCCTGATACAGGCGGAACGTATTTCTTACCTAAGTTATTGGGAAGACAATTGGCAAATTACCTTGCGTTTACAGGCAAGAAATTATCTGCTGAAGAGTCAAAATCTTATGGTTTGGTTGCTGAGGTCTTCACCGAGGAAGAATTCAATTCAAAATCAATGGAAATTTTAGAAAAAGTTTCAAATATGCCGACCGTTGGTTTGAAATTAACCAAAAAAGCTTTCGCTGCTTCTTATAATAATTCATTGAAAGATCAGTTGGAACTCGAAGGAGATTTACAGCAGGAAGCCGCTGAAACAGAGGATTTCAAGGAGGGTGTAAGTGCATTTTTAGAGAAAAGAAAACCGGAATATAAAGGAAAATAA
- a CDS encoding 3-hydroxyacyl-CoA dehydrogenase NAD-binding domain-containing protein, which translates to MRNVGIIGAGTMGIGIAQVAATNGCKVWVYDANAKQVETATVGLEKTLTRLVDKQKISSEKMVEILSNISIATELEDFKDCELVIEAIIENKEIKTKVFTELESHVSENCVIASNTSSISITSLGAELQKPERFIGIHFFNPAPLMPLVEIIPSLLTEKSLAEKMYSLMKDWGKVPVIAKDIPGFIVNRIARPFYGEALRIVEENIATVEQVDDAMKTLGNFKMGPFELMDLIGVDVNFSVTKTVYNEYFYDPKYKPSLLQQRMSEAKLHGRKTGKGFYDYSEGAEKPVAEKNDALYQQIFLRIISMLINEAVEAKRLGVANDEDLELAMQKGVNYPKGLLAWGKEIGYSKISETLQNLYEEYQEERYRQSPLLRKM; encoded by the coding sequence ATGAGAAATGTAGGAATTATCGGTGCCGGAACGATGGGAATCGGCATCGCACAGGTAGCCGCAACGAATGGATGCAAAGTTTGGGTATATGACGCCAACGCAAAACAGGTGGAAACGGCAACCGTAGGTCTGGAAAAAACATTGACCAGATTGGTCGACAAACAGAAAATTTCGTCAGAAAAAATGGTTGAAATTTTATCCAATATTTCCATCGCTACCGAACTGGAGGACTTCAAAGACTGCGAATTAGTCATTGAAGCCATCATCGAAAATAAAGAAATCAAAACCAAGGTTTTCACAGAATTAGAAAGTCATGTTTCTGAAAACTGTGTGATTGCTTCCAATACATCATCCATTTCGATCACATCTCTTGGTGCGGAATTACAAAAACCGGAGCGTTTCATCGGAATTCACTTCTTCAATCCGGCTCCTCTCATGCCTTTGGTTGAAATTATTCCATCTTTACTCACAGAAAAATCTTTAGCGGAAAAAATGTACAGCCTCATGAAAGATTGGGGCAAAGTTCCTGTGATTGCCAAAGACATCCCTGGATTTATCGTTAACAGAATTGCCCGTCCTTTTTACGGAGAAGCTTTAAGAATTGTTGAGGAAAACATTGCAACGGTAGAACAGGTTGATGATGCCATGAAAACTCTAGGAAACTTTAAAATGGGACCTTTTGAATTAATGGATCTCATTGGTGTGGATGTGAATTTCTCCGTAACAAAAACAGTTTACAACGAATATTTCTACGATCCGAAGTATAAACCATCACTTCTTCAGCAAAGAATGTCTGAAGCCAAACTTCACGGCAGAAAAACAGGAAAAGGCTTCTACGATTATAGTGAAGGAGCAGAAAAACCTGTTGCTGAAAAAAATGATGCTCTTTATCAACAAATATTTTTAAGAATTATTTCAATGCTCATCAATGAAGCAGTTGAAGCGAAAAGATTAGGCGTTGCGAACGACGAAGATTTAGAATTGGCGATGCAGAAGGGTGTCAATTATCCAAAAGGATTACTGGCTTGGGGAAAAGAAATTGGATATTCTAAAATCTCTGAAACTTTACAGAATCTTTACGAAGAATATCAGGAAGAAAGATACAGACAAAGTCCGTTGCTTCGTAAAATGTAA
- the paaI gene encoding hydroxyphenylacetyl-CoA thioesterase PaaI: MNPRQVVDYMMEKDYFSQFLGINIIDIKENYALIEMEITRQMLNGLGTVHGGVTFAFADSAFAFSSNNDGNAAVALSVTINFTKAGREGDIFRAESILVNDTRKTAIYDIKITNQNNDLVAKFVGTVYKIGKKVVEL, translated from the coding sequence ATGAATCCGAGACAGGTTGTAGATTATATGATGGAGAAAGATTACTTCTCCCAATTTTTAGGAATAAATATCATTGATATTAAAGAAAATTACGCTTTGATTGAAATGGAAATCACCAGACAAATGCTCAACGGCTTGGGAACAGTGCACGGCGGAGTAACGTTTGCGTTTGCAGATTCAGCCTTCGCTTTTTCATCCAACAACGACGGAAACGCAGCGGTTGCATTAAGTGTAACCATCAATTTCACAAAAGCAGGAAGAGAAGGAGATATTTTCAGAGCTGAAAGTATTTTGGTAAATGATACCAGAAAAACAGCGATTTACGATATTAAAATTACCAACCAAAATAATGATTTGGTTGCAAAATTTGTCGGAACAGTTTATAAGATTGGAAAAAAAGTGGTTGAACTTTAA
- a CDS encoding DUF6624 domain-containing protein: MKYFASFILVFLLSFANAQKQQVNENLKKELDEILRLDQTYRRLFDNGITAEKKSEILKKLNIDEEDFKEKQWQLVVDIDSLNMRKIEKIISQYGYPGKSLVGEPTNQSAWYVIQHSNKIEKYLPIIKNAGKQREIPFTLAAMMEDRFLMNSGKEQIYGTQGAGEFFINKDGKEDFVNFIWPIKNEKNVNKLRKETGFKNTIEENAKELFGKDFVYKPFSLKKALELRKQASNIH; this comes from the coding sequence ATGAAGTATTTTGCATCTTTTATTTTAGTTTTTTTACTAAGTTTTGCCAATGCTCAAAAGCAACAAGTTAATGAAAACCTGAAGAAAGAGTTAGATGAAATTCTTAGATTAGATCAAACTTACAGAAGACTGTTCGACAATGGAATTACTGCTGAGAAAAAAAGCGAGATTCTAAAAAAATTAAATATCGATGAAGAAGATTTTAAGGAAAAACAATGGCAATTAGTCGTTGATATAGACAGTCTGAATATGCGAAAAATTGAAAAAATTATTTCTCAATACGGCTATCCAGGAAAATCTCTCGTTGGAGAACCTACTAATCAATCGGCTTGGTATGTCATCCAACATTCAAATAAAATCGAAAAATATTTACCAATCATTAAAAATGCAGGAAAACAAAGAGAAATACCTTTTACTTTAGCTGCGATGATGGAAGACAGATTCTTAATGAACAGTGGAAAGGAGCAAATTTACGGCACTCAGGGAGCTGGAGAATTCTTCATTAATAAAGATGGAAAGGAAGATTTTGTGAACTTCATCTGGCCAATAAAAAATGAGAAGAATGTTAATAAATTGCGCAAAGAAACCGGATTTAAAAATACAATAGAAGAAAATGCTAAAGAGCTGTTCGGGAAAGATTTCGTATACAAACCATTCTCCTTGAAAAAGGCTTTGGAATTAAGAAAACAGGCCTCAAATATTCACTAA
- the pcaF gene encoding 3-oxoadipyl-CoA thiolase produces MNNVYIIDYIRTPISKLIGGLSEVRADDLAAIVLKEIVARNPEVPVEEIEDVIFGCANQAGEDNRNVARMGLLLAGLPYKIGGETVNRLCASGMSAVANAFRSIASGEGEIYIAGGVEHMTRSPYVMSKPSTAFGRDSQMFDTTFGWRFVNPKMKEMYGVDTMGDTAENLAEMHNISREDQDKFALWSQQKATKAQESGRLAEEIVQVEIPQRKGEPKIFDTDEFIKPTSSMEGLGKLRPAFKKEGGTVTAGNASGMNDGAAALILASEEAVKKYGLKPKAKILGSSVAGVEPRIMGIGPVEATQKLLKRLNLSLDNMDVIELNEAFAAQSLAVTRSLGLNDDDSRINPNGGAIAIGHPLGVSGARIIGSAAVELQKQNKKYALCTLCIGVGQGYAMVIERV; encoded by the coding sequence ATGAATAACGTATATATCATAGATTACATCAGAACTCCCATTTCAAAATTAATCGGAGGTTTATCAGAAGTGCGTGCCGATGATTTGGCAGCAATCGTTCTTAAAGAAATTGTTGCAAGAAATCCTGAAGTTCCTGTTGAGGAAATTGAGGACGTTATTTTTGGATGTGCCAATCAGGCGGGTGAAGATAATAGAAACGTTGCAAGAATGGGACTTTTACTGGCCGGACTTCCGTACAAAATCGGGGGTGAAACGGTGAACAGACTATGCGCTTCAGGAATGTCGGCGGTGGCCAATGCTTTCCGTTCGATCGCTTCCGGAGAAGGCGAAATTTACATTGCAGGTGGCGTTGAGCACATGACGCGTTCACCTTATGTGATGTCAAAACCAAGTACTGCTTTCGGGAGGGACAGCCAAATGTTTGACACGACATTCGGATGGAGATTTGTGAATCCCAAAATGAAAGAAATGTACGGTGTAGACACGATGGGAGACACTGCTGAAAATTTGGCAGAAATGCACAACATCAGCCGTGAAGATCAGGATAAATTTGCACTTTGGTCACAACAAAAAGCAACAAAAGCTCAGGAAAGCGGAAGACTGGCAGAAGAAATTGTACAGGTTGAAATTCCACAGAGAAAAGGCGAGCCGAAAATCTTTGACACTGACGAATTTATCAAGCCAACGTCTTCAATGGAAGGTTTAGGAAAACTTCGTCCTGCTTTCAAAAAAGAAGGTGGAACTGTAACTGCCGGAAACGCTTCAGGAATGAATGACGGTGCAGCAGCATTGATTTTAGCAAGCGAAGAAGCGGTAAAAAAATATGGTTTGAAGCCAAAAGCTAAGATTTTAGGATCATCAGTTGCCGGTGTAGAGCCAAGAATTATGGGAATAGGCCCTGTTGAAGCGACTCAAAAACTTTTGAAAAGACTGAATCTTTCATTGGATAATATGGATGTTATCGAATTGAACGAAGCTTTTGCTGCTCAATCTTTAGCGGTAACCAGAAGTTTAGGATTAAATGATGATGATTCAAGAATAAATCCAAACGGAGGCGCAATTGCCATCGGTCATCCGCTTGGAGTGTCGGGAGCGAGAATTATCGGTTCTGCAGCTGTAGAACTTCAAAAGCAAAATAAAAAATATGCGTTGTGTACACTTTGTATCGGTGTCGGTCAGGGTTATGCAATGGTCATTGAAAGAGTTTAA
- a CDS encoding acyltransferase, with protein sequence MNIYSYHGIRPIIKPSAYVHPQAVIIGNVEIGEEVYIGPNAVIRGDWGKIIVKNGANVQENCTLHVFPGIETILEECAHIGHGAIIHSGHIGRNCLVGMNAVVMDKAVIGDECIIGALAFVPANFRCDARKLIVGSPAKIIRDVSDEMIKWKTEGTKLYQELAREGKDAILPCEPFTEYVQQIPTKVVDYSIWDDVK encoded by the coding sequence ATGAACATTTACTCATACCACGGAATTCGTCCCATCATCAAACCTTCCGCTTACGTTCATCCGCAGGCGGTTATTATCGGTAATGTGGAAATCGGTGAAGAAGTTTATATCGGTCCGAACGCGGTTATTCGTGGCGATTGGGGTAAAATAATTGTGAAAAACGGTGCCAATGTTCAGGAAAACTGTACACTTCACGTTTTTCCCGGGATTGAAACCATTTTAGAAGAATGTGCACACATCGGCCATGGAGCGATCATCCATTCGGGACATATCGGTAGAAATTGTCTGGTTGGAATGAATGCTGTTGTAATGGACAAAGCCGTTATCGGCGACGAGTGCATCATCGGAGCATTGGCTTTTGTTCCTGCAAATTTCAGATGTGATGCAAGAAAACTGATCGTCGGAAGTCCGGCAAAAATTATCCGTGATGTTTCTGATGAAATGATCAAATGGAAAACGGAAGGAACAAAACTCTATCAGGAACTGGCAAGAGAAGGAAAAGATGCAATTCTTCCTTGTGAACCGTTTACGGAATATGTTCAGCAGATTCCTACGAAGGTTGTTGATTACAGTATTTGGGATGATGTGAAATAA